The proteins below come from a single Oerskovia jenensis genomic window:
- a CDS encoding carbohydrate ABC transporter permease, with protein MSKKSSVHEAGSRPRSAVEHPAVEPSAGGAPAVAARVPATGTASPPRRRIRRDWAGWWFVGPFMLVFALVFLAPLFYAIYLSLFRETLMGGNSFVGVANYAQALADPKFWGAMARVATFLLVQVPIMLVLALFAALALDSARLRWVPFYRLSIFLPYAVPGVVAVMIWGYMYGSQFGLVADLNHFFGVELPSPLASNLILVSIGNIVTWEFVGYNMLIFFSALKSVPQELYEAAEIDGAGTFRTIFSIKLPSIRGALVIATVFSVIGSFQLFNEPSILQTLAPNSIPSYYTPNLYAFNLSFAGSQFNYAAAIAIISGVITMVVAYLVQLGGEKKGAGA; from the coding sequence GCCGGCGGGGCGCCTGCGGTCGCTGCGCGTGTCCCCGCGACGGGAACCGCATCGCCCCCTCGGCGCCGCATCCGCCGCGACTGGGCGGGCTGGTGGTTCGTCGGGCCGTTCATGCTCGTGTTCGCGCTCGTCTTCCTCGCGCCGCTGTTCTACGCGATCTACCTCAGCCTCTTCCGCGAGACGCTCATGGGCGGCAACTCCTTCGTCGGCGTCGCGAACTACGCGCAGGCGTTGGCCGACCCGAAGTTCTGGGGGGCCATGGCCAGGGTCGCGACCTTCCTCCTCGTGCAGGTCCCGATCATGCTCGTGCTGGCTCTGTTCGCGGCTCTCGCGCTCGACAGCGCGCGCCTGCGCTGGGTGCCGTTCTACCGGCTGTCGATCTTCCTGCCCTACGCCGTCCCCGGGGTCGTCGCGGTCATGATCTGGGGGTACATGTACGGCTCGCAGTTCGGCCTCGTCGCCGACCTGAACCACTTCTTCGGGGTGGAGCTGCCGTCACCGCTCGCATCGAACCTGATCCTGGTCTCGATCGGCAACATCGTGACGTGGGAGTTCGTGGGCTACAACATGCTCATCTTCTTCTCCGCGCTGAAGTCGGTGCCCCAGGAGCTCTACGAGGCCGCCGAGATCGACGGCGCCGGGACGTTCCGCACGATCTTCTCGATCAAGCTCCCGTCGATCCGGGGGGCGCTGGTCATCGCCACGGTCTTCTCGGTGATCGGCAGCTTCCAGCTCTTCAACGAGCCGTCGATCCTGCAGACCCTCGCGCCGAACTCGATCCCGTCGTACTACACGCCGAACCTCTATGCCTTCAACCTGTCGTTCGCCGGCTCGCAGTTCAACTACGCGGCAGCGATCGCCATCATCTCGGGAGTCATCACCATGGTAGTGGCCTACCTCGTCCAGCTCGGCGGCGAGAAGAAGGGGGCCGGGGCATGA